A genome region from Ralstonia solanacearum K60 includes the following:
- a CDS encoding GMC family oxidoreductase: MSTPAPADSLTFDYVIVGAGSAGCALASRLTEDPDVSVALLEAGPHDHHFSVWVPAGCAVSLPFRNARNYAYLTTPQPGLGGRRGYQPRERGLGGSSSLNAMIYTRGHRHDYDHWAALGCTGWGWDNVLPYFKRSECNERVAGRDDDPLHGGNGPLHVSDPRTGNPIAQRFVEAAVAAGYRHNDDVNGPEQEGVGLYQVTQFNGERWNAARACLHGGDRTDTAFNRGRRLLTVLPGTQALRIAFEGKRATGVTVDRGGRTETLRARREVIVSSGAFGSPQLLMASGVGPTAHLRALGIPVVQDLCGVGQNLQDHPDIILHKKVFNLDLIGYSLRGSVRMLREILRYRRERRGMIATNFAEAGGFIKSRPDLREPDLQLHFVVAMADNHNRTFNYGHGYSCHVCVLRPASRGEVRLASADTREGPLIDPRFLPDPADMAGTMAGFRAVRGILAQRPLAELGGRELYSEGMRGDGSDDEAVRTLIRRHADTIYHPVGTCRMGGADDPAAVVDPELRVRGIEGLRVIDASVMPTLIGGNTNAPVIMIAERAADLIRQGGRPVLDVGSGTPAQPALAEAR, from the coding sequence ATGTCCACGCCCGCCCCCGCCGATTCGCTCACCTTCGACTACGTCATCGTCGGCGCCGGCTCGGCCGGCTGCGCGCTGGCGAGCCGCCTGACCGAAGATCCCGACGTGTCGGTCGCGCTGCTGGAAGCGGGGCCGCACGACCACCATTTCTCCGTGTGGGTGCCGGCGGGCTGCGCGGTCTCGCTGCCGTTCAGGAACGCACGCAACTACGCCTACCTGACCACGCCGCAGCCGGGGCTGGGCGGGCGCCGGGGCTATCAGCCGCGCGAGCGCGGCCTGGGCGGCAGCTCATCGCTCAACGCGATGATCTACACCCGCGGCCACCGGCACGACTACGACCACTGGGCCGCGCTCGGCTGCACCGGCTGGGGCTGGGACAACGTGCTGCCGTACTTCAAGCGATCGGAATGCAACGAGCGTGTCGCGGGCCGCGACGACGATCCGCTGCACGGCGGCAACGGCCCGCTGCATGTGAGCGACCCGCGCACCGGCAACCCGATCGCGCAGCGTTTCGTGGAGGCGGCGGTGGCCGCGGGCTACCGCCACAACGACGATGTCAACGGCCCCGAGCAGGAAGGGGTCGGGCTCTACCAGGTCACGCAATTCAACGGGGAGCGCTGGAATGCCGCGCGCGCCTGTCTGCATGGCGGCGACAGGACCGACACCGCGTTCAACCGCGGACGGCGCCTGCTGACGGTGCTGCCCGGCACGCAGGCGCTGCGCATCGCCTTCGAAGGCAAGCGCGCGACGGGCGTGACGGTGGACCGCGGCGGCCGCACCGAGACGCTGCGCGCGCGGCGCGAGGTGATCGTGTCGTCGGGGGCGTTCGGTTCGCCGCAGTTGCTGATGGCTTCGGGCGTGGGCCCGACGGCGCATCTGCGCGCGCTGGGGATTCCGGTGGTGCAGGACCTGTGCGGCGTCGGCCAGAACCTGCAGGACCATCCCGACATCATCCTGCACAAGAAGGTCTTCAACCTCGACCTGATCGGCTATTCGCTGCGCGGCAGTGTGCGCATGCTGCGCGAGATCCTGCGCTACCGGCGCGAACGCCGCGGCATGATCGCCACCAACTTCGCCGAGGCAGGCGGCTTCATCAAGAGCCGGCCCGACCTGCGCGAACCGGACCTGCAACTGCATTTCGTCGTCGCCATGGCCGACAACCACAACCGCACCTTCAACTACGGCCACGGCTATTCATGCCACGTGTGCGTGCTGCGTCCGGCAAGCCGCGGCGAAGTGCGCCTGGCTTCGGCCGACACGCGCGAGGGGCCGCTCATCGATCCGCGCTTCCTGCCCGATCCGGCCGACATGGCGGGCACGATGGCGGGGTTCCGCGCCGTGCGCGGCATCCTCGCACAGCGGCCGCTGGCCGAACTGGGGGGACGTGAGTTGTATTCGGAAGGGATGCGCGGCGATGGCTCGGACGACGAAGCCGTGCGCACGCTGATCCGCCGCCACGCCGACACCATCTACCACCCGGTCGGCACCTGCCGCATGGGCGGCGCGGACGACCCCGCGGCGGTGGTCGATCCCGAGCTGCGCGTACGCGGCATCGAGGGGCTGCGGGTGATCGACGCCTCGGTGATGCCGACGCTCATCGGCGGCAACACCAACGCGCCGGTCATCATGATCGCCGAGCGCGCGGCCGACCTGATCCGCCAGGGCGGCCGGCCGGTGCTCGACGTGGGGAGCGGCACCCCGGCGCAGCCCGCGCTGGCCGAGGCACGCTAG
- a CDS encoding amino acid ABC transporter substrate-binding protein — MLFSARTRRLAVLAVPLAVSAVHAMASTPTLDRIHDTGTIRLAYREDSVPFSYTDGGKPIGYSIDICSRVVDAIRTSLKRPELKVQYVPVTAANRMDTIASGKADLECGSTNNAPERREKVAFTIPHYITKGRMLVKASSGLQQWEDLHGKTVVAARGSSAADVMHKLNDAAGLGMRTVDTNDLKTAFSMLSTGKADAFAGDDVLLAGMRATSDNPTDYVVAGKTQLVSSYAMMMSKQDAEFKKLIDQSMTRLIVDGEVQKLYKKWFQQPIPPNNLNLQIPMSYLLRDSFHIPTDSAGN; from the coding sequence ATGCTGTTCTCCGCACGCACGCGGCGCCTTGCTGTGCTTGCCGTTCCCCTGGCGGTTTCCGCCGTCCACGCCATGGCCTCCACCCCGACGCTGGATCGCATTCACGACACCGGCACCATCCGGCTGGCCTACCGTGAAGATTCGGTTCCGTTTTCCTACACCGACGGCGGCAAGCCGATCGGCTATTCCATCGACATCTGCTCGCGCGTGGTCGACGCCATCCGGACCTCGCTCAAGCGGCCGGAACTGAAGGTGCAGTACGTGCCGGTGACGGCGGCCAACCGGATGGACACCATCGCGAGCGGCAAGGCCGACCTCGAATGCGGCTCCACCAACAACGCGCCGGAGCGTCGCGAGAAGGTGGCCTTCACCATCCCGCACTACATCACCAAGGGCCGCATGCTGGTCAAGGCGAGTTCGGGCCTGCAGCAATGGGAAGACCTGCACGGCAAGACGGTGGTGGCCGCGCGCGGCTCGAGCGCCGCCGACGTGATGCACAAGCTGAACGACGCCGCCGGCCTGGGCATGCGCACCGTGGACACGAACGACCTGAAGACGGCGTTCAGCATGCTCAGCACCGGCAAGGCCGACGCCTTTGCGGGTGACGATGTGCTGCTCGCGGGTATGCGTGCCACCTCCGACAATCCGACGGACTACGTGGTCGCCGGCAAGACGCAGCTGGTGTCGTCGTACGCGATGATGATGAGCAAGCAGGACGCGGAGTTCAAGAAGCTGATCGACCAGTCGATGACGCGGCTGATCGTCGACGGCGAGGTGCAGAAGCTGTACAAGAAGTGGTTCCAGCAGCCGATTCCGCCCAACAACCTGAACCTGCAGATTCCGATGAGCTATCTGCTGCGCGACTCCTTCCACATCCCCACCGACAGCGCAGGCAACTGA
- a CDS encoding acyl-CoA dehydrogenase family protein, with the protein MSAEATHRVFNQVPDLAHFNPFTSDTTLQGALDRLGGGWHADALRVFGEALGAPRTLAWAAEANRYPPELHTHARTGERIDSVRFDPAWHALLGLMRSEGLQALPFAQPRAGAWAVRTAGYFMQAQIESGSLCPATMTFASIPVLQKETALFTDLAPRLYAREHDARDLPWRQKTAILIGMGMTEKQGGSDVRSNTTVAVPLRGEGRGATYALTGHKWFFSAPMCDAHLVVARMGAEDGPLSCFFVPRRRDGGSKNPVQIQRLKDKLGNRSNASSEVEFRGAEGILIGEAGRGIPTIIEMATHTRLDCVIGSAAILRHALMQALHHARHRMAFGRLLVDQPLMRNVLADLALESQAATLLMMALGSAFERAEADPVAAAWKRIVTPAAKFWVCKRAIEATGEAMEVWGGNGYVEESPMARLYREAPVNSIWEGSGNVMCLDVLRAIGRAPDDALRLMQDIGERARGHRAVRAELAALQALLHQSGDIQEAAARRIAQGLALTAQAALMLAHAHADDAERFIASRFHHQHGRVFGTVEGNTQELGAVLQRAWPV; encoded by the coding sequence ATGTCCGCCGAGGCCACCCATCGCGTCTTCAACCAGGTCCCCGACCTCGCGCATTTCAACCCGTTCACGTCGGACACCACGCTGCAGGGTGCGCTCGACCGGCTGGGCGGAGGCTGGCATGCCGATGCATTGAGGGTGTTCGGCGAGGCGCTGGGGGCGCCCCGCACGCTGGCCTGGGCGGCCGAGGCCAACCGGTATCCGCCCGAGCTCCACACCCATGCCCGCACCGGCGAGCGCATCGACAGCGTGCGCTTCGATCCGGCCTGGCATGCGCTGCTCGGGCTGATGCGCAGCGAGGGCCTGCAGGCGCTGCCGTTTGCGCAGCCCCGCGCCGGCGCCTGGGCTGTGCGCACCGCCGGGTATTTCATGCAGGCGCAGATCGAGTCCGGCTCGCTGTGCCCGGCCACCATGACCTTCGCCAGTATCCCCGTGCTGCAGAAGGAGACCGCGCTGTTCACCGACCTGGCGCCGCGCCTCTACGCCCGCGAGCACGATGCGCGCGATCTGCCGTGGCGGCAGAAGACCGCCATCCTGATCGGCATGGGCATGACGGAAAAGCAGGGCGGCTCGGACGTGCGCAGCAACACCACCGTGGCGGTGCCGCTGCGCGGAGAAGGGCGCGGCGCCACGTATGCCCTCACCGGGCACAAGTGGTTCTTCTCCGCGCCGATGTGCGATGCGCACCTGGTGGTGGCGCGCATGGGCGCGGAGGACGGGCCGCTGTCGTGCTTCTTCGTGCCGCGTCGGCGCGATGGCGGCAGCAAGAACCCGGTCCAGATCCAGCGGCTGAAGGACAAGCTCGGCAACCGCTCCAACGCGAGCAGCGAGGTGGAGTTCCGCGGGGCGGAGGGCATCCTGATCGGCGAGGCGGGGCGCGGCATCCCGACCATCATCGAGATGGCGACGCACACGCGGCTCGACTGCGTGATCGGCAGCGCGGCCATCCTGCGCCACGCGCTGATGCAGGCGCTGCACCATGCGCGCCACCGCATGGCGTTCGGCCGCCTGCTGGTGGATCAGCCGTTGATGCGCAATGTGCTGGCCGACCTCGCGCTCGAATCCCAGGCCGCCACGCTGCTGATGATGGCGCTGGGCAGCGCGTTCGAGCGGGCCGAGGCCGATCCGGTCGCCGCCGCCTGGAAGCGCATCGTCACGCCGGCGGCCAAGTTCTGGGTCTGCAAGCGCGCTATCGAGGCTACCGGCGAGGCGATGGAGGTGTGGGGCGGCAACGGCTACGTGGAAGAGAGCCCGATGGCCCGCCTGTACCGCGAGGCACCGGTCAACTCCATCTGGGAGGGCTCGGGCAACGTGATGTGCCTGGACGTGCTGCGCGCCATCGGCCGCGCGCCGGACGACGCGCTGCGGCTGATGCAGGACATCGGTGAGCGCGCGCGGGGCCATCGTGCCGTGCGGGCCGAGCTGGCGGCGCTGCAGGCGCTGCTGCACCAATCCGGTGATATCCAGGAGGCCGCCGCGCGGCGCATCGCCCAGGGACTGGCGCTGACAGCCCAGGCCGCGCTGATGTTGGCCCATGCGCACGCCGACGACGCCGAGCGCTTCATCGCCAGCCGTTTCCATCACCAGCACGGCCGCGTGTTCGGCACGGTGGAGGGCAACACGCAGGAACTGGGGGCGGTGCTGCAGCGTGCGTGGCCGGTCTGA
- a CDS encoding GNAT family N-acetyltransferase: protein MPILAIDRPGAALRPVTQHDQPFLLSLYASTREAELRLTDWTDAQKQQFVRMQFDAQQRAYFGYPDAEFFLILQDGAPAGRIYLQHRQDAILVIDVSLLPAFCGRGIGSAVLAAVFRLAAQAGKRVQIHVERFNPAQRLYQRLGFRLVEDKGVYLFLEWGGVTA, encoded by the coding sequence ATGCCTATCCTCGCGATCGATCGGCCCGGCGCGGCCCTGCGTCCCGTGACGCAGCACGACCAGCCTTTCCTGCTGAGCCTGTACGCGTCCACGCGCGAGGCGGAATTGCGCCTGACCGACTGGACCGATGCGCAGAAGCAGCAGTTCGTGCGCATGCAGTTCGATGCGCAGCAGCGCGCGTATTTCGGCTATCCCGATGCCGAGTTCTTCCTGATCCTGCAGGACGGCGCGCCCGCGGGGCGGATCTATCTGCAGCATCGGCAGGACGCGATCCTGGTGATCGATGTGTCCCTGCTGCCGGCGTTCTGCGGCCGCGGGATCGGCAGTGCGGTGCTGGCGGCGGTCTTCCGGCTGGCGGCGCAGGCCGGCAAGCGCGTCCAGATCCATGTCGAACGGTTCAACCCGGCGCAGCGGCTGTACCAGCGCCTGGGGTTCCGGCTGGTGGAAGACAAGGGCGTATACCTGTTCCTGGAGTGGGGCGGTGTGACGGCCTGA
- a CDS encoding DUF6916 family protein: protein MTVSAELFLPHVGTAFSVRWQADEATDPPITLRLDEVAIAKTARADHRAFSLFFVGDAAFMLQQGTYFLRHAALPEQPMFLVPIAGPRDGYRYQACFNLA, encoded by the coding sequence ATGACCGTTTCCGCCGAGTTGTTCCTGCCGCATGTCGGCACCGCATTCTCCGTACGCTGGCAAGCCGATGAGGCAACCGACCCGCCCATCACGCTGCGCCTCGATGAAGTCGCAATCGCCAAGACTGCGCGCGCGGACCATCGTGCGTTCTCGCTGTTCTTCGTGGGCGATGCCGCTTTCATGCTGCAGCAGGGGACTTACTTTCTGCGGCATGCCGCGCTGCCTGAGCAGCCGATGTTCCTCGTGCCGATTGCCGGGCCGCGCGACGGCTACCGTTACCAAGCCTGCTTCAACCTCGCCTGA
- a CDS encoding phage tail protein codes for MSDQFIGEIRIFGFNFAPVDWAACDGALMPVSQNAALFAILGTTYGGTGSTTFGLPDLRGRAVMGPVGGVLNALQGTATVSLTQSEMPMHSHTAYGDNARAASPTAAGRLPARFMVAHNQSFIATDATPAPVMTTLAPQTVGAAGGGGAHENRQPYLGVNYCIALQGAWPPHP; via the coding sequence ATGTCAGATCAATTCATCGGCGAGATCCGGATCTTCGGTTTCAATTTCGCCCCCGTGGATTGGGCGGCCTGCGACGGCGCGCTGATGCCGGTTTCGCAGAACGCCGCGCTGTTCGCCATTCTCGGCACGACTTACGGCGGCACCGGCTCTACGACCTTCGGCTTGCCCGACCTGCGCGGCCGCGCGGTGATGGGGCCGGTGGGCGGCGTACTGAACGCGCTGCAGGGCACGGCAACCGTTTCGCTGACGCAGAGCGAAATGCCCATGCATTCGCACACCGCTTATGGGGACAACGCGCGCGCGGCGTCTCCCACCGCGGCGGGCAGGCTGCCGGCGCGCTTCATGGTGGCGCACAACCAGTCCTTCATCGCAACGGATGCCACGCCGGCGCCCGTCATGACCACGCTGGCGCCGCAGACCGTCGGCGCTGCCGGCGGCGGCGGGGCGCACGAAAACCGCCAGCCCTACCTGGGCGTGAATTACTGCATTGCGCTGCAGGGCGCCTGGCCCCCGCATCCCTGA
- a CDS encoding phage tail protein, whose translation MEPFIGEIRMFAGNYAPQGWLLCQGQVIDISTNEVLYALLGTIYGGDGRTTFALPDLRGRLPVGQGQGVGLTARTIGQSMGVEDVTLTQAQIPSHSHALFATSGTATTITPGPGTMLATVSNPQGFYNAGTANPPTKAAFSGQAVAVAGASLPHSNHMPTASINYIIAITGIYPSQN comes from the coding sequence ATGGAACCCTTCATCGGTGAGATCCGCATGTTTGCCGGCAACTATGCCCCGCAGGGCTGGCTGCTGTGCCAAGGCCAGGTGATCGACATCTCCACGAACGAGGTCCTTTACGCGCTGCTCGGCACCATCTACGGTGGCGATGGGCGGACCACGTTCGCGCTGCCCGACCTGCGGGGCCGGCTGCCGGTCGGTCAGGGGCAGGGCGTCGGCCTGACTGCCCGCACCATCGGCCAGAGCATGGGCGTCGAAGACGTGACGCTCACCCAGGCCCAGATTCCGTCGCACAGCCACGCCCTGTTCGCGACCAGCGGTACGGCGACCACCATCACGCCGGGCCCCGGCACGATGCTCGCCACGGTGTCGAACCCGCAGGGCTTCTACAACGCCGGCACGGCCAATCCGCCGACCAAGGCGGCGTTTTCCGGCCAGGCCGTTGCCGTGGCCGGCGCCAGTCTGCCGCATTCGAACCACATGCCGACGGCGTCCATCAATTACATCATCGCCATCACGGGCATCTACCCGTCGCAGAACTGA
- a CDS encoding phage tail protein, which yields MDQYLGEIRLCAFSYPPKGWAACNGALLPVAQNAALFSLLGTQYGGNGVSTFALPDLRGRTPLHRDYVNSNVGTVGGVETVTLLSAQLPVHNHLFNVSSSPATATNVGAALNHVLAASNLYSATDPSIGGPGTALYAAPGPLAELSGEACGSMGGAQAHQNMQPSLVLNYIIALTGIFPSRN from the coding sequence GTGGATCAATATCTCGGCGAAATTCGCTTATGCGCATTTTCATATCCACCAAAAGGATGGGCTGCATGCAATGGCGCGCTGTTGCCGGTTGCGCAGAACGCGGCGCTGTTTTCGCTGCTGGGAACGCAATATGGCGGCAACGGTGTCAGCACCTTCGCGCTGCCGGACCTGCGGGGCCGTACCCCTTTGCATCGGGACTACGTCAACTCGAACGTGGGCACCGTGGGCGGTGTGGAGACCGTGACCCTGCTCTCCGCGCAATTGCCGGTGCACAATCACCTCTTCAACGTGTCGTCCAGTCCCGCCACCGCGACGAACGTGGGGGCGGCGCTGAACCACGTGCTTGCCGCCAGCAACCTCTATAGCGCGACCGACCCCTCCATCGGTGGTCCGGGCACGGCGCTCTATGCCGCGCCCGGTCCCCTGGCCGAGCTGTCCGGCGAGGCCTGCGGCAGCATGGGTGGCGCGCAGGCGCACCAGAACATGCAGCCGTCGCTGGTGTTGAACTACATCATCGCGCTGACCGGCATTTTCCCGTCGCGCAACTGA